TGGACAATGCCTTGCAGTTTTTtaatggggagtgtgtggagacgGTCCACTCTttcagatttctgggagtcCACATCACAGAGAAAGTCACCTGGGCTGGAAATACCACGGTGGTAGTGAGAGACGCCCAGGAACGACTCCACATCCTGACTGTGGTCAGGGAGAACAGTTTGGAAGCTAACCTGCTgctggctttctacagaaccacaGTGGAGAGCATCCTCGTAATACTACATCACAATGTGGTATGCTGGGTGTACAACAGTGGATAGGAGAGTTCTGCAAAGAGCGTTCAACGGCATCCAGAAGATCATCGGGTGCTCTCTGCTCTCCCGAGAGGCCATTGCCAGCTCTCGCTACCATAGCAGAGGTACTAAAATTGCTCACGACTCTTCCCaccctggtcaccacctgtttaacTTGCCGCCCTCTTCCAGGCGTTACAGGTTCCAGTTCGGCTGCCCCATGTTAATTCAGCTGAGTGTGTGCTGACGAATTGGATTGTAGTTTCTGAGCTTTTAACCCTTCAGTTGCTGAAACTACTGTGTAGCCTGATAATGTAGTGCCATCTACAAAGTGTACACTCCCTTCTTGTAAAGGGATTTCTTTTAAATCATGTTTgcattttgttaatttttcagCCAATTCTTGACAATTAcactgccttgtgaaagtatttgaccCTCTAAAACTTTTCaatctttcgccacatttcaggcttcaaacataaagacataattttttttttttttgtcaagaatcaacaacaagtaagacacaatcgtgaaattgaaagaaatttattggatattttatactttttttaacataaaaaaactgaaaagtgtggtgtgcaatattattcagcccctttactttcagtgcagcaaactcactccagaagttcagtgaggatctctgaatgatccaatgttgactgatgatgatagaATCcatctgtgtgtaatcaagtcttcgtataaatgcacctcctctgtgatagtctcagggttctgtttaaagggCAGAgtgcatcatgaagaccaaggaacacaccaggcaggtccaagattcTGTTGTGacgtttaaagccggatttggatacaaaaagatttcccaagttttaaacatctcaaggtgCACTGTGCATgccatcatattgaaatggaaggaatatcagaccactgcaaaactaccaagacccggccgtccttctaaaccttcacctcgaacaaagagaagactgatcagagatggagccaagaggcccaagatcactctggatgaactgcagagatttaTAGCTGAGGAAGGAGTCTGTCCATGGGACAACAAttagtcgtacactgcacaaatctggcctcatGGGAGAGTGGTAAGAATAAAGcacaaagatatccataaaatgtCCCGTATAAattttgccacaagccacctgggaaacacaccaaacatttggaagaaggtgctctggtcagatgaaaccaaaatcaaactttttggccacaatgcaaaattatATGTTTGCcgaaaaagcaacacagctcaccaccctgaacacacaatccccactgtgaaacatggtggtggcagcctcttGGTTTTGGCTTTCTTTTctttagcagggacagggaagatggttaaaattgatggaaacATGAATGGAgctaaatacaggaccattctggaagaaaacttgttggagtctgcaaaagacctgagactgggacggtgatgtatcttccaacaggacgaTGATcgaaaacataaagccaaagctataatggaatggttcacaaataaatgtatctagGTGTTACAattgccaagtcaaagtccagacctgaatccaatcgagaatctgttggcagagctgaagattgcTGTTcgttctccatccaacctcactgagctcgagctgttttgcaaggacaaatgggcaagaatttcaatttcttgatgtgcaaaactgatagagacttGCAGctataattgcagcaaaagatgGCGCTACAAAggattaatgcaagggggccaaataatattgtatGGCCCACTttacaggtttttatttgttaaaaaagtataaaatttccaataaatttcattacaCTTCATGATTGACTTTTACCAAAGTGAGTGACATTGCTGGTGAGTTGCAAATCAGTCCCGCCTCCAACTGGTCACTGGCTGCTCATGGGTAAGTTGCCAAATATTCAGAAGCCCCCCCTCATCCTCACTAAACATCGTATTGATGATGCACTGGTTCTCCTCCCGAAGTCAATGGATGATACAcctgtctttctccatggcctaaCAAAACTCCTCCCTCCACCGGAGTTTTTACCTTAGCAACCACCAAGGTGTATTCTGCTTGGCAAGCTGATACTCATCAGCTCCCACAGGACTCTCATAAGCCAAAAATGGCCCATAGGAATCCCTCTTCAGCTTGACAACATCCCACACTGCTAGTGTCCACGAATTGGTTTGTGGGTCCCACTACGGCTCGCACCGACCAcattacggccacagctctagTTGTCCGCCTCAATACTGGAGATGCAGGACATGGTATATTCTGACTCTTTGGGGACATTGGCTAAATTTTGCGCATCTGGGTCTCACCATCATTGCCCACGAGGGTCCCACAGCAGAagcactctccagcacccctctTAAGAATTCCAAAGAGTTTGGGTACTCCGAACTGCTGGTTTTTTTTGCATCGTTACAAACAACACTCGGGACGTGTCCCTCCACTTGAAGGCATAGGGAGGCTACTCTCTCGTCCAAAGGGATGAACCTCAATGTACAAGTGCTGAGCTGGCCAGCAATATATATAAGTAAGTATACTCTCACCTGCTTTCCACCTCTCCCCGTTGGCAAATCTGTGGAAGTGAGTCCATCCACCCTGCATGAAACTGATGCCAAACGGAGCCCATGCTGCATGTGGAGgtgagtctgactatatctagtcagtcctcctcaacctcacacaccagctctggCTTCTTCCTTCCCAGGTTGATGATGTTCCACATTCCCAGGGCGagcttctgtagccggggattggattgccaaggtctctgcctttggccaccgccgaGCTCACACCGCACCAGACCCCTATTACcgcctctcacaggtggtgagccgaTGGGAATGGGGACCCATGTCATCCTTTCGGGGCTATGCTTGGCTGCGCATCATGGTGGGGGCCCAAGGCTACCAGGCACTCGCCTTTTAGCTGCACCTCCGGCTGGGGCCCCTATGACCTGTGACCTGgcaagagaaaatgtttttcagtgtttttatgAATCATAGGAGTCTTCTGAGCTGTGCTTTGTATTGTCCCCCACCTAAAACGTGTTTGGCATGTGTGACCCTGCAAGGGGTATTAAAGCCCCCGACAACCTgcctcctaggatcattggggcACACAAACCCCTCTTCCATGATAAGGTGATTGCTCAAGGAGGGGTCAAATGAAGAAATAATTAGGTAAAAAGTAGTTGGATCTTTGTCATTACCAAAGCATCAAGAGAAGGTCATGATTTCCATGTTGGTCTTGTGTTCTGTGTACAACAGATTCCAAGAATGTtttcatccactttttttttttcaatttttttttttaagaaatctcAGAGGCTCCTGTTGATTCAACACtaagaaaaaataatgcaaatgcaaTCAGTTACAGTTGTACTTACATTTCTTTGAGAACGTAATTTAACTATGTACAGTGCTATATTTTTACAGGGTAACGTGTCATTTTAATCAGCTGCATTTCCAAAGTTACCGTCCCATCACTGGCAGTGGATGAATTGGTGTGTATAGGACCAAATGTCTAAATTCATCATTTGTGTCACAGGTATGGAGAACGATGACAGTGCTGTGCAATACGCTATTGGGCGCTCTGATACAGTAGCGCCTGGCGTAGGAATTGATCTAGAATTTGATGCTGATGTACAGACAATGTCTCCCGAAGCTTCTGAGTATGAGACTTGCTATGTTACCTCCCATAAGGGACCCTGTCGCGTTGCGACATATAGTCGTGATGGCCAACTAATCGCCACAGGCTCTGCTGATGCTTCGATAAAGATACTGGACACTGAGCGTATGCTAGCCAAAAGTGCTATGCCAATTGAGGTAAGTAAGGGGACTAGCACAAattgttgtgttaaaaaaatctcatatttttcttttccaacagGTTATGATGAATGAGACAGCTCAGCAAAACATGGAGAATCACCCTGTGATTCGAACACTGTATGACCACGTCGATGAAGTCACCTGCTTGGCCTTCCACCCAACTGAACAGATCCTTGCTTCTGGCTCAAGAGATTATACCCTCAAACTATTTGACTACTCAAAGCCCTCTGCAAAAAGAGCATTTAAATATATTCAGGTCAGATTTTCTATGCACAAGGATTTTGCCTCTTTGTCAAAATGTTCTTTGTTATTAGTTCATTTTGATACTACTAGCTGaccagttatttttttgtatgctaCTGAAGGTAGATTGTTTTcttatatattttgaaaataaaaaatcctcCCCTTTAGGAAGCTGAGATGCTGCGTTCTATCTCCTTTCATCCATCTGGAGATTTCCTTCTGGTTGGAACACAGCACCCCACACTGCGTCTTTATGATGTCAACACCTTTCAGTGTTTTGTGTCCTGCAACCCTCTGGACCAGCATACAGACACGATTAGCGGTGTCAGTTACAATCCTACAGCCAACAGCTACGTCACCTGCAGTAAGGACGGTAGCATTAAACTGTGGGATGGTGTATCCAATCGCTGTGTGACCACCTTTGACAAAGCTCATGATGGAACAGAGGTCTGTTCAGCTATCTTTACGAAGAACTCAAAGTACATCCTGTCCAGTGGGAAAGATTCAGTGGTCAAACTGTGGGAAATATCAACAGGCCGAATGTTGGTGAAATACACAGGTGAGgatgattgtttttttcaagaGCAAAAGAGATGCTTGATTCACAATTACTAGTTTGAAGTCCATATCCTATCTCTACAGGGATCTTAGTGGTGTGTCCCATGTCAGAGACTCACAAAATGATGAGGGACACAAAAAGCATTGTTATGCATCCATTGAGCCTCAACATTGCTTACCCTTGTACAGTTgaagtcagaagtttacatatactatgaaaaaaaaaaacagttcattttttgtctcactgtctgaagtcaaatcagaataAACCTCTCCTCTTTCAGGTCACTcaaatcaccaaaattatttcattttgttacaaTCCCAGATAAATGATTTTCGAATATATTCAAGGTAAAAAGTTTACATATACAAAAAGCactatgtctttaaagaacatggggaagcctgGATGAGGAGGTAATGGATTTAGAATCTCCTGTTAACTGACATGAGTTAATTAACAGCACACCCATGAGTATATTTAAgaccacacctcaaacactgcttccttgtttgaaataattggaaaatcaaaagaaattggccaAGAAATCAAAGAATCGGGATCAGCACAAGTCTGGCTACTCCTTGgatgcaatttccagatgcttgaaggtgtcACATACGTctgttcaaaaacatgcaagtatAAAACATCGTGGGAATGTCCAGCCTTCATGCTGCATAGGAATGAGACTGGCTCTCTGTCCCAGAGATCATCATGTTTTGATCCGAAATGTgtgaatcaaccccagaacaaaagctgaaGTCCTGGTGAAGatgctggtaagaaagtgtcattatccacagtgaaacgacTTATGCACCGaaatgggctgaaaggccactcactgaTATTGCAGCCATTACTCCGAAATAAACCTAAAAAAGCAGTTTGCAATTTGCAGAAACACACCAAGACACATATATTAACTTCTAAAGACATGTCCTATGGTTTGAttaaactaaagtggagctgtttggccataatgactgTTACATCTAGAGGAGAAAGGGGGAAGCTTCTAGACCTGAGAATACCATACAAACTGAaccatggaggtggcagcatcatgttgttgggctgttttgctgcagcagaaACGAGATCGCTTCATAATAAAGACATCATTgtgatattaaggcaacatctcaagacaaataccaggaaataacacttgggcgtaaatgggtcttccaaatggacaatgaccatgagcatactgccaaaatagttaaaaagtggcttgaggataacaaattCAATTTCTTGGCGTGAACATCACAAACctctgatctgaatcccatcacaaatttgtgggcagatgtGAAAAAGCATGTGCAAGCAAGGCAACATTCTCACTCAGTTACACTAGTTCTGtgaggaggaatgggccaggatttcaTTCGAGTaatgtcagaagcttgtggaaggttaccgaAAACGTTTTAACTGAAGTCATGcacttcaaaggaaatgctactcaatACCAAGGAAAtgtttgtaaacttttgactACAACGAAAATAATACATATTTCTcttaagaaattctctctctttaTTGTAGCGATTTTTGTGTATGTCCTGCTTagctgttagatcaagcagaacGGGAAACTGGATCCCCTTTATACGAGAAGCTATACTGTTACAGTGGGGTTTTTGAggttcctctgtgatttctttgtATTATAATTGAAATTTTATCGAAGATCAGAGTCAGTTTAACAGAACACAATTTATAGAGGGTTgagaggaaaaaatacaaagacaaaGCACCAACTGTAAACTGAGAAAATTAAATCATTCTGTAGCTACGACATGAGATTGTTGCACGACTTCCTCTGAATGAAGAACAGGCTAGATAAGGTGTTAGATACTCTAATCCCTGTGCATAAatgtcctcttccaaaaaaggcaTGTTTCATACATGTTAACTTGCTTCCGCCACTCCTCACTGATGAGTTTATGAAACTCTTCCTCCATGAAACAACAACgagcagcaccatacagagATACATCTCTGAGGATGTATCTTTTTAGAAAATTTTTCAACTAGCCTTTGCTGGCCAAAAAGACTCGTCCTCGAGGgtgtaaatcacaatgtaggctCCAACAAGGAGAGAAGTGCCCCATCCGGATCCCTGGAGATTATCCCAGAAGGTACCACAGTGCCTGTagcatttgctgcacaaagtggttgattcctctTGCTGGATCCCAAAAAAGATATAAGCACTCACAAATGGGACCGATTCCTCCCACTGaatccctcttcttcttttcctttcggcttgtcccgttaggggtcgccacagcgtgtcatcttttgccatcttagcctatctcctgcatcttcctctctaaccccaactgccctcatgtcttccctcaccacatccataaaccttctctttggtcttcctctcgctcttttgcctgggagctccatcctcaccatccttctaccaatatactcactctctctcctctgaacatgtccaaaccatcgaagtctgctctctcgaatcttgtctccaaaacatctagctttggctgtccctctaatgagctcatttctaatcctatccaacctggtcactccgagcgagaacctcaacatcttcatttctgccacctccagttcagcttcctgttgtttcttcagggccaccgtctctaatccgtacatcatggccggcctcaccactgttttgtaaactttgcccttcatccaatcagagactcttctgtcacataacacaccagacacctttcgccagctgttccaacctggttggacccgtttcttcacttcctgaccacactctccattgctctgtattgttgaccccaagtatttgaagtcgtccaccctcgctatctcttctacctgtagcctcactcttccccctccacttttctcattcacgcacatatactctgttttacttaggctaatcttcattcctctcctttccagtgcatgtctccatctttctaattgttcctctgcatgctccctgctttcactgcatatcacaatatcatctgcgaacatcatggtccaaggggattccagtctaacctcatctgtcagcctatccattaccactgcaaacaggaaggggctcagagctgatccctgatgcagtcccacctccaccttaaattcgtctgtcacacctaaggcacacctcaccattgttctgctgccatcatacatgtcctgtactattttaacatacttctctggcacaccagacttacgcatgcagtaccacagttcctctcttggtactctgtcataggctttctcaagatccacaaagacacaatgtagctccttctgaccttctctgtacttttccacgagcatcctcaaggcaaataatgcatctatggtactctttctaggcatgaaaccatactgttgctcgcagatacttacttctgtcctgagtctagcctccactgctctttcccataacttcattgtgtggctcatcaactttattcctcggtagttcccacagccctgaacatcccctttgttcttaaaaatgggaactagaacacttttcctccattcttcaggcatcttttcgcccgctagtattctgttgaatcagttggtcaaaaactccacagccatctctccaaattgcttccatacctctaccggtatgtcatcaggaccaactgcctttccatttttcatcctttgtagtgcctttctgacttccccctgagtaatcatttccacttcctggtccttgactcttgcctcttcaactcttccttctctctcatttttttcattcatcaacttctcaaagcattctttctatttagcacactactggcaccagtcaacacatttccatctctatctttaatcaccctaaccttctgcacatcctttccatctctatccctctgtctggccaacctgtagaaatccttttctccttctttcatgtccaacctggtgtacatgtcttcatgtgcctcttgtttagcctttgccacctctaccttttgccctacgtcgcatctcgatgtactcctttcgcctctcttcagtcctctcagtatcccacttcttcttcgctaatctctttccttgtatgactccctgtattttggtgttccaccaccaagtctccttctcccctttcctaccagatgacacaccaagtactctcctgcctgtctctctgatcaccttggctgtcgtcgtccagtcttccaggagcttcggttgtccatcgagagcctgtctcacctctttccggaaggccgcaccacattcttcctttctcagcttccaccacatggttctctgctctacctttgtcttcttaatcttcctacccaccaccagattcatcctacatactaccatcctatgctgtcgagctacattctcccctaccactactttacagtcagtaacctccttcagatacatcgtctgcacaaaatataatctacctgcgtggtctctacctccgctcttgtaggtctaTATGTCCTATTcctcctcttctggaaataagtgttcactacagccatctccatcctttttgcaaagtccaccatccCCTTCAaatcctttcctggatgccgtactccccatcacttcttcatcgcccgtttcctttaccaatatgtccattacaatctgcaccagtcacaatctctcgctgtctgggatactcaaactacttcatctagttcctccagaatttctctttcaactctaggtcacatcctacctgtggtgcatagccgctaactacattatacataacacctcaattttcaaattttagtctcttcactcgatctgatactcttttcacctccagcattcttagccagctcttcctttaaaataacccctactccatttctcttcccatctactccgtggtagaataatttaaaccctgctcccaaacttctagccttactacctttccacctgctctcttggatgcacagaatatcaacctttctcgtaatcatcatgtcaaccaactcctgagctttccctgtcatagtcccaacattcaaagtccctacactcagttgtaggctctgtgcattcctctttttcttctcacgctggatccggtttcctcctcttctttgtctttgacccacagtagctgaatttccacagacgccctgcaggttagcagtgccgggggcgggcgttgttaacccgggccacgaccgatccggtatgggattctttagatgaacgctcatatttgtttggcacagtttttacgccggatgcccttcctgacgcaaccctctgcatttatccgggcttgggaccggcctacagattgcactggtttgtgcccccatagggctgcattcactGAATCCCTAAAACGATAAAAGTGCCCATGCAGTTATCACTTCTTTGGCTCTCCGGTGCTGGGGCACAACGCTGAGGTGGTATTGTAACTACATTGGGGGTGTGCGTGTGCATATGCGAGACGGTCAACAACGTGGACAAGACAGccaaaacaaggaaatgggtgggacaaggAAGTCGCCAACCAATCACCTCACTGGTTAAAGCCActcgtgctctcattggtcgatgtcacaCCGGTAACCAAACACTcaccttgtttcatgtttatCTGCAATATGCCGGTctggcagtattttttttttttttttacttaataaAAGCCCTCAAAGCACGAAGTCACGAGGGAACCCTGTACTTACCTAGAATAGCCAGGGAATGACGTTAAATTTTTGAAATAGTGTGATTGCCCGTCCATTTAAAGCTTGTCGACCACCACCCACACTCGTTTCCTGTTATCTCAGAAATTCCTCTTGCGGGAATAAAGTTTTATGCCTCTCATTGATTTCCTTGGGAACTGATCGTTCATACAAAGTGACACTACAAATCAGGTTTAGCTCGGCGACTGTTGTAAAGACTAAAGCAGGTCGTACAGTATATGACATGCGCTTACATCACCAATGCATTGGCGTGGAAGTGAAGCGTCAGACGAGCAGGAAGACAGCAATTCCAAAATGCAATACAAGACTGAAAAGAAAGAGGTAAACATGAAAGTGTGGCTAGGCAAGCACCCGTTTGTTGTAACACTTACCTTTCTCTCTGCTAAGTGTGATGCCACAATGCAGGACCATAGAAATAAAGGTGGAAGTCAACTTAGCACAAAATAATGTACTTAACATGAGCTTACTTTAGTAAAATTATGTTAGCACTGCGGAGTGTCCCATTTAACTGATTACAGTCAAAtgtatgactttaaaaaaaaattagacaatttttttaatccgACCAGAAACTCATAACACAACCATAATGATACATATGTGCTTTTTGCTCAGTGTGATATTCGGCCAATCTGATGAACTGTAACAATCTTGGAGTAAAGTTAGTGAAAAATGTAGCAAATATGGCCAGGGAGGAATAAGAGGAACGTATGTTTTGAAGGgagatgaagaaaatgtttttttctcttgaattttcttcattttagtttgaagAAATTAAACTTATCCGTAAAGTAGTCCAAAGAATAGTAGTTTTAATCAGTCAGCTGGTCTAAGATCATAAATGCACATCCATTAACATAATCTCTGAGCCACAAAAtgcgagtatttgaagtcaagATGCAAAAAGGCttttaattcttaaaaaaatacctgATCTTTAAATTGAAGAACTATGAAGAGCCGTTCCCTTTTTGTGGTGGAGGAGTTTGTGTCCCAGTGAcctgacaagccgaaagtaaaagaagataCCAGTTGTTGTCTAAAGTTATTTTTCCTGGTAGGAGAGTCAATATGCTGATTATATTGAAGGAGTTTGTGGTTGAGTTTAGCTTTGTTTACATCTCCCAAGTATAATGAAGTGGGAGtcttggtgctttttttttctctcgattTCATTTACTTATTCAGTgagtgttagtgctgtgtttaTGTTAGCTTGATGATTAATGTAAACATTGGCAAAGATAAAGGAGGCAAACTCACTCAGTGAGTAGAAGTTTAGTTCAATAACAGCGACTAAAAACAAGCTTAAGTGTGTGTTGAGCTCCATATTCAggaccatttagtgatttatcgaCAAGTAgcggaactttaaaatctattacaAAGCCAACtaaagccagtgtaaagactagAATTGAAGTAATatactctgacctctttgttcttgtCAGGACACGttgtgcagcattctgaatgaaccACAACTGtttcatgctctttttggggagtccagtcagaagaccattacaattgtCAAGTCAACTTGACATAAAATAATTGATAAGGTTCTCCTGGTCtgtttgacacatacaagctTTCACTCTACATGAAATCTTCAggtggtaaaaggcagttttggta
This portion of the Syngnathoides biaculeatus isolate LvHL_M chromosome 10, ASM1980259v1, whole genome shotgun sequence genome encodes:
- the cstf1 gene encoding cleavage stimulation factor subunit 1 isoform X4, producing MWYAGCTTVDRRVLQRAFNGIQKIIGCSLLSREAIASSRYHSRGMENDDSAVQYAIGRSDTVAPGVGIDLEFDADVQTMSPEASEYETCYVTSHKGPCRVATYSRDGQLIATGSADASIKILDTERMLAKSAMPIEVMMNETAQQNMENHPVIRTLYDHVDEVTCLAFHPTEQILASGSRDYTLKLFDYSKPSAKRAFKYIQEAEMLRSISFHPSGDFLLVGTQHPTLRLYDVNTFQCFVSCNPLDQHTDTISGVSYNPTANSYVTCSKDGSIKLWDGVSNRCVTTFDKAHDGTEVCSAIFTKNSKYILSSGKDSVVKLWEISTGRMLVKYTGAGLSGRQMHRTQGVFNHTEDYVLLPDERTISLCCWDSRTAERKNLLSLGHNNIVRCIVHSPTNPGFMTCSDDFRARFWYRRTTTD
- the cstf1 gene encoding cleavage stimulation factor subunit 1 isoform X2, whose amino-acid sequence is MNLNVQVLSWPAIYISKYTLTCFPPLPVGKSVEVSPSTLHETDAKRSPCCMWRLMMFHIPRASFCSRGLDCQGLCLWPPPSSHRTRPLLPPLTGMENDDSAVQYAIGRSDTVAPGVGIDLEFDADVQTMSPEASEYETCYVTSHKGPCRVATYSRDGQLIATGSADASIKILDTERMLAKSAMPIEVMMNETAQQNMENHPVIRTLYDHVDEVTCLAFHPTEQILASGSRDYTLKLFDYSKPSAKRAFKYIQEAEMLRSISFHPSGDFLLVGTQHPTLRLYDVNTFQCFVSCNPLDQHTDTISGVSYNPTANSYVTCSKDGSIKLWDGVSNRCVTTFDKAHDGTEVCSAIFTKNSKYILSSGKDSVVKLWEISTGRMLVKYTGAGLSGRQMHRTQGVFNHTEDYVLLPDERTISLCCWDSRTAERKNLLSLGHNNIVRCIVHSPTNPGFMTCSDDFRARFWYRRTTTD
- the cstf1 gene encoding cleavage stimulation factor subunit 1 isoform X1; the encoded protein is MNLNVQVLSWPAIYISKYTLTCFPPLPVGKSVEVSPSTLHETDAKRSPCCMWRLMMFHIPRASFCSRGLDCQGLCLWPPPSSHRTRPLLPPLTGGEPMGMGTHVILSGLCLAAHHGMENDDSAVQYAIGRSDTVAPGVGIDLEFDADVQTMSPEASEYETCYVTSHKGPCRVATYSRDGQLIATGSADASIKILDTERMLAKSAMPIEVMMNETAQQNMENHPVIRTLYDHVDEVTCLAFHPTEQILASGSRDYTLKLFDYSKPSAKRAFKYIQEAEMLRSISFHPSGDFLLVGTQHPTLRLYDVNTFQCFVSCNPLDQHTDTISGVSYNPTANSYVTCSKDGSIKLWDGVSNRCVTTFDKAHDGTEVCSAIFTKNSKYILSSGKDSVVKLWEISTGRMLVKYTGAGLSGRQMHRTQGVFNHTEDYVLLPDERTISLCCWDSRTAERKNLLSLGHNNIVRCIVHSPTNPGFMTCSDDFRARFWYRRTTTD
- the cstf1 gene encoding cleavage stimulation factor subunit 1 isoform X3, yielding MYRSKPTLKDRQHLYKLIISQLLYDGYTNIANSLINEVKPQSVVSPSEQLVQLVKIGMENDDSAVQYAIGRSDTVAPGVGIDLEFDADVQTMSPEASEYETCYVTSHKGPCRVATYSRDGQLIATGSADASIKILDTERMLAKSAMPIEVMMNETAQQNMENHPVIRTLYDHVDEVTCLAFHPTEQILASGSRDYTLKLFDYSKPSAKRAFKYIQEAEMLRSISFHPSGDFLLVGTQHPTLRLYDVNTFQCFVSCNPLDQHTDTISGVSYNPTANSYVTCSKDGSIKLWDGVSNRCVTTFDKAHDGTEVCSAIFTKNSKYILSSGKDSVVKLWEISTGRMLVKYTGAGLSGRQMHRTQGVFNHTEDYVLLPDERTISLCCWDSRTAERKNLLSLGHNNIVRCIVHSPTNPGFMTCSDDFRARFWYRRTTTD
- the cstf1 gene encoding cleavage stimulation factor subunit 1 isoform X5, with product MENDDSAVQYAIGRSDTVAPGVGIDLEFDADVQTMSPEASEYETCYVTSHKGPCRVATYSRDGQLIATGSADASIKILDTERMLAKSAMPIEVMMNETAQQNMENHPVIRTLYDHVDEVTCLAFHPTEQILASGSRDYTLKLFDYSKPSAKRAFKYIQEAEMLRSISFHPSGDFLLVGTQHPTLRLYDVNTFQCFVSCNPLDQHTDTISGVSYNPTANSYVTCSKDGSIKLWDGVSNRCVTTFDKAHDGTEVCSAIFTKNSKYILSSGKDSVVKLWEISTGRMLVKYTGAGLSGRQMHRTQGVFNHTEDYVLLPDERTISLCCWDSRTAERKNLLSLGHNNIVRCIVHSPTNPGFMTCSDDFRARFWYRRTTTD